From one Triticum aestivum cultivar Chinese Spring chromosome 4B, IWGSC CS RefSeq v2.1, whole genome shotgun sequence genomic stretch:
- the LOC123092693 gene encoding protein FAF-like, chloroplastic, protein MALTAFETAEQRLPCHAEQADAGGKVVAAAAEQAVPLQEADHGGRLERGDIWNMIQSQKPAAPAPKQAPYVPAPVRRSSSLLTQKSLEICTESLGSETGSDGFSDADGATDRSCPGSDDDGEGGANGVAARAMPPRAFPPPLPSLARRTVGSLQMRQHRRDGRLVVEAVPVLSNTLFRAQRRGGRLLLSFADTAAPAEDEDEGKNNAQEADQQQANEQTREEEDDDDDGDEEVQVVDRGTVVEVKVSTQPQAHNSGARVHRSSLVINKFVGAEPVNTSEISDTAAAPQQPPKPPSSSEAAAPAVSATATLPEDDGTAATPCEGKVLMTTRRRRSKQELLNHMRRCGQLSGQLFIWEPRVATSS, encoded by the coding sequence ATGGCACTCACGGCGTTCGAGACCGCGGAGCAGCGCCTGCCGTGCCACGCCGAGCAGGCCGACGCCGGCGGTAAGGTGGTGGCTGCTGCTGCCGAGCAGGCCGTGCCGCTGCAGGAGGCGGACCACGGCGGCCGTCTGGAGAGGGGCGACATATGGAACATGATCCAGTCGCAGAAGCCCGCGGCCCCGGCGCCGAAGCAGGCGCCGTACGTGCCGGCCCCCGTGCGCCGCTCCTCCAGCCTGCTCACCCAGAAGAGCCTCGAGATCTGCACCGAGAGCCTCGGCTCCGAGACTGGCTCCGACGGCTTCTCCGACGCCGATGGCGCCACCGACCGCTCCTGCCCGGGCTCCGACGACGACGGCGAGGGCGGCGCCAACGGGGTGGCCGCGCGCGCGATGCCGCCCCGCGCGTTCCCGCCTCCACTGCCGTCGCTGGCGCGCCGCACCGTGGGGTCGCTGCAGATGAGGCAGCACCGCCGCGACGGCCGCCTCGTCGTCGAGGCCGTCCCCGTGCTGTCCAACACCCTGTTCCGCGCGCAGCGCCGTGGCGGGCGCCTGCTCCTCTCCTTCGCCgacaccgccgcccccgccgaggacgaggacgagggaaAGAACAACGCCCAGGAAGCCGATCAGCAGCAGGCCAACGAGCAAACccgcgaggaggaggacgatgacgatgacggcgacgaggaggTCCAGGTCGTGGACAGAGGCACCGTCGTCGAGGTCAAGGTCAGCACGCAGCCCCAGGCGCACAACAGTGGAGCGCGGGTGCACCGCTCCTCGCTCGTCATCAACAAGTTCGTCGGCGCCGAGCCCGTCAACACCTCCGAGATCAGTGACACCGCCGCTGCACCGCAGCAGCCACCCAAGCCTCCGAGCAGTTCGGAGGCCGCAGCTCCGGCTGTAAGCGCGACCGCGACACTGCCGGAAGATGACGGCACTGCTGCCACGCCCTGCGAGGGCAAGGtgctgatgacgacgaggaggcggcggagcaAGCAGGAGCTCCTCAACCACATGCGCCGGTGCGGCCAGCTGAGCGGGCAGCTCTTCATATGGGAGCCGCGCGTCGCCACCTCCTCCTGA